A section of the Methanoregula formicica SMSP genome encodes:
- a CDS encoding tubulin/FtsZ family protein, giving the protein MRVFFIGFGQAGGKIVDMFIEQDKKLGANSFRGIAVNTARTDLMGLKNIELRDRILIGQTMVKGHGVGTDNVTGARVTADEIDSIISAIDSRGTHDVDAFVIVAGLGGGTGSGGSPVLARHLKRIYREPVYALGIIPAPEEGRLYSYNAARSLTTLVNEADNTFIFDNSAWKNEGESVKTAFQRLNNEVVRRFGVLFRAGEVGRMGVGEMVVDSSEIINTLRGGGITSVGYAISEVQSKTTKERKGFLGGLKDKFGAKREANEEVLLGEDRSAKIVALVRRAMLGRLTLPCDYSTAERALVLLAGPPDEMDRKGVEKAKSWVEENIAGVEVRGGDYPVNSEYVAAVVMLATVGNAPRIKELLDIAKETKEDVIKSKEKKTSMFEEGIDPLFE; this is encoded by the coding sequence ATGCGGGTATTTTTCATAGGATTTGGCCAGGCGGGCGGCAAAATTGTTGATATGTTCATCGAGCAGGACAAGAAGCTCGGTGCAAACAGTTTCAGGGGTATTGCCGTCAATACTGCCAGAACCGACCTGATGGGACTGAAAAATATCGAACTGAGGGACCGGATTCTTATTGGCCAGACGATGGTCAAGGGTCATGGGGTAGGCACCGACAACGTGACCGGGGCCCGGGTTACCGCAGATGAGATCGACAGCATCATCAGCGCCATCGACAGCAGGGGCACTCATGATGTGGATGCCTTTGTCATCGTGGCGGGACTTGGTGGAGGGACGGGCTCCGGGGGTTCCCCGGTCCTCGCACGCCACCTCAAGCGGATTTACCGCGAACCGGTATATGCTCTTGGTATCATCCCTGCACCGGAAGAAGGCAGGCTTTACTCCTACAATGCGGCAAGAAGCCTGACAACTCTTGTGAATGAAGCGGACAATACATTCATTTTCGATAACAGCGCCTGGAAAAACGAGGGCGAGAGTGTCAAGACCGCGTTCCAGCGCCTGAACAACGAGGTTGTGAGAAGGTTTGGTGTCCTCTTCCGTGCCGGAGAAGTCGGCAGGATGGGCGTTGGCGAGATGGTCGTTGATTCCAGCGAGATCATCAACACCCTCCGGGGCGGGGGTATCACCTCTGTCGGTTATGCGATAAGCGAGGTGCAGAGCAAGACCACCAAGGAGAGGAAGGGATTTCTCGGGGGCTTAAAAGACAAGTTCGGGGCAAAGAGGGAAGCAAATGAGGAGGTTCTGCTGGGCGAAGACAGGTCTGCAAAGATCGTCGCCCTGGTCCGGCGGGCAATGCTTGGACGGCTGACTCTTCCCTGCGATTATTCCACTGCCGAGCGGGCGCTGGTCCTCCTTGCCGGCCCTCCGGATGAGATGGACAGAAAGGGCGTGGAGAAAGCGAAGAGCTGGGTGGAAGAGAATATTGCCGGTGTCGAAGTTCGTGGCGGCGACTACCCGGTCAATAGCGAATACGTTGCCGCTGTTGTCATGCTGGCAACCGTTGGCAATGCGCCCAGGATAAAGGAACTCCTTGATATCGCCAAGGAAACAAAAGAAGATGTTATAAAGTCAAAGGAGAAAAAAACGAGTATGTTTGAAGAAGGGATTGATCCCTTGTTTGAGTGA
- a CDS encoding NAD(P)/FAD-dependent oxidoreductase, whose protein sequence is MKIGIIGGGLTGLVAADALAGDHEIHLFEKLPYLGGCLSSYNMNDYWIERYYHHCFATDTALFSLMDRLGLSKKLEWITGTSGYYARGRIFPLNTPGQILTYPELTLIDKAKLALLTVKAKKIDLAGLDSVPADQYIIENLGSNLYSSFFEPLLKSKFGDRRNEVSAAWLISRIAIRSNRGISGERLGYLNGGFHQIISALESSITAKGGLIQKQVPAASLEKQGDRWTLNGIPFDAIVSTIPPHELERMGGPALPHIPYQGAACMTLALDRQVTEGVYWLNMKDSAPYGAVVSHTNFIPKERYGEHIVYLASYFSGTVPHQHDERMLADFCRRFAVPEREIHWHRMAVDPWAGPVYTVGYRSLLPAYEQSGLFMAGMFSRTNYPERSMEGSVRAGLEVAECIRRRTHGTT, encoded by the coding sequence ATGAAGATCGGCATTATCGGGGGGGGATTGACCGGCCTTGTTGCAGCGGACGCTCTTGCCGGAGACCACGAGATCCATCTTTTCGAGAAACTGCCCTATCTCGGGGGATGCCTCTCTTCCTATAACATGAACGATTACTGGATCGAGCGGTATTATCATCACTGCTTTGCCACCGATACTGCATTGTTCTCACTTATGGATCGGCTCGGCCTTTCAAAAAAGCTGGAATGGATCACCGGAACGAGCGGGTATTATGCAAGGGGCAGGATTTTTCCGCTCAACACGCCAGGGCAGATCCTCACCTACCCGGAACTCACTCTCATCGATAAGGCAAAACTGGCCTTGCTTACCGTTAAGGCAAAAAAAATCGATCTTGCCGGGCTGGACTCTGTCCCTGCAGATCAGTATATCATCGAGAACCTGGGTTCCAATCTCTATTCGTCATTTTTCGAGCCACTGCTGAAAAGCAAATTCGGCGACAGGAGAAACGAGGTCTCGGCCGCATGGCTCATCAGCCGTATTGCCATCCGATCGAACCGCGGCATTTCCGGGGAGAGACTGGGCTACCTGAACGGGGGATTCCACCAGATAATCTCAGCACTCGAATCTTCCATAACGGCAAAAGGCGGACTGATCCAGAAGCAGGTTCCGGCTGCATCCCTCGAAAAACAGGGGGATAGATGGACGCTTAATGGCATTCCCTTCGATGCGATCGTCTCAACAATACCCCCTCATGAACTGGAACGGATGGGCGGGCCGGCTCTCCCGCATATCCCCTACCAGGGTGCTGCCTGCATGACCCTTGCCCTGGATCGCCAGGTTACAGAAGGAGTCTACTGGCTCAATATGAAAGATTCAGCGCCGTATGGCGCTGTCGTCTCGCATACAAACTTCATCCCGAAAGAACGCTACGGAGAGCACATCGTCTACCTTGCCTCCTATTTCTCCGGGACAGTCCCCCACCAGCACGATGAACGGATGCTCGCAGACTTCTGCAGGAGATTTGCTGTCCCCGAACGGGAGATCCACTGGCACCGGATGGCTGTCGACCCGTGGGCCGGGCCAGTCTATACAGTGGGGTACCGGAGCCTCCTGCCGGCATACGAGCAGTCAGGGCTCTTCATGGCAGGAATGTTTTCCCGGACGAACTATCCCGAACGGAGCATGGAGGGATCGGTGCGGGCGGGTCTTGAGGTTGCGGAGTGCATCAGGAGAAGGACCCATGGCACCACCTGA
- a CDS encoding dolichyl-phosphate beta-glucosyltransferase has translation MAPPEVTAIIPVYNDRESLERALPASVGILSTISPSFEIIVAEDGSTDGSAAIVEAFSRTESRVRLLHSDKRQGRGRALNRAIREAQGSIVCYFDVDLATDMQHLPELIGAIRDGYDMATGSRLMPDSDIVRTGGREIASRSYNFLVRLFLSSTIFDHQCGFKAFNRERILTIIPTVRDTHWFWDTELLVRGQRKGFRVKEFAVRWRAGKGTTVKAKDIFSMGRAILRLWWQIHVSKD, from the coding sequence ATGGCACCACCTGAAGTCACAGCAATCATCCCGGTCTACAATGACCGGGAATCCCTTGAGAGGGCCCTTCCCGCATCTGTCGGAATTCTCTCAACTATTTCCCCCTCTTTTGAGATCATTGTGGCGGAGGACGGGAGCACCGATGGGAGTGCAGCGATCGTTGAAGCATTCAGCAGGACGGAGTCACGGGTCCGGCTCCTCCACAGCGATAAGAGGCAGGGGCGAGGCAGGGCACTCAACCGTGCAATACGGGAAGCTCAGGGATCGATTGTCTGCTATTTTGATGTTGATCTTGCAACGGATATGCAGCACCTTCCGGAACTAATAGGGGCGATACGCGATGGCTATGACATGGCAACAGGATCAAGGCTCATGCCGGACAGTGACATTGTCCGGACAGGGGGCCGGGAAATCGCGAGCCGTTCCTACAATTTCCTCGTGCGGTTGTTCTTATCCAGCACAATCTTCGACCACCAGTGCGGGTTCAAGGCATTCAACCGGGAACGCATCCTGACCATCATCCCGACTGTCCGTGACACCCACTGGTTCTGGGACACGGAGCTCCTTGTGAGGGGCCAGCGGAAGGGTTTCCGCGTAAAGGAATTTGCAGTCCGCTGGCGGGCAGGCAAAGGGACAACCGTAAAGGCTAAAGATATTTTTTCGATGGGCAGGGCGATCCTCCGGTTATGGTGGCAGATCCATGTATCGAAAGATTAG
- a CDS encoding lysylphosphatidylglycerol synthase transmembrane domain-containing protein, giving the protein MYRKISAIVVPTLFAAGIIGYMLYSVWDDLLVALQHIIPEFLLLGIAICLVAWVLRGWRYRKILAGLNYSVKMTVSMACIFVSQTVNLVVPARLGDFIRVFILKHEYNTTYSEGVSSIVVERIFDIFTVALLGAISIFFVINAPSWFLTLIIVPLVAGVAFFAFLVVVGRFSSGNKYIAIILNMLHEIKRASLTPRSIVLLGSSSIVIWLLDILVCYAVVMMFEQQIPFAVVVLAVVIGNLVKAVPLTPGGMGTYELALALTFGLAGVSPAVATLIAVIDHLIKNLVTLIGGIISIYYLGDWVIPSIKEAINTKFNGGKRPDGS; this is encoded by the coding sequence ATGTATCGAAAGATTAGCGCCATCGTCGTCCCGACACTGTTTGCTGCGGGCATCATCGGGTACATGCTGTATAGTGTGTGGGATGATCTGCTTGTTGCACTCCAGCACATCATACCGGAGTTTCTCCTCCTTGGAATCGCCATCTGCCTTGTGGCATGGGTCCTTCGCGGGTGGAGGTACCGGAAAATCCTTGCCGGCCTGAACTACTCCGTGAAGATGACGGTTTCCATGGCATGCATCTTCGTCAGCCAGACGGTCAACCTTGTCGTGCCTGCACGGCTCGGTGACTTTATCCGCGTCTTCATCCTGAAACACGAGTACAACACGACCTATTCTGAAGGCGTCTCATCGATTGTCGTGGAACGGATCTTTGATATTTTCACCGTTGCCCTGCTTGGGGCTATCTCGATCTTCTTTGTCATCAATGCACCGTCATGGTTCCTGACACTCATCATCGTCCCGCTTGTTGCCGGGGTGGCATTCTTCGCGTTCCTGGTCGTTGTCGGCAGGTTCTCTTCCGGGAATAAGTACATTGCCATCATCCTCAACATGCTCCACGAGATCAAACGGGCCTCGCTCACCCCCCGGTCTATCGTGCTGCTCGGGTCCTCATCCATTGTCATCTGGCTCCTCGACATCCTTGTCTGTTATGCGGTTGTCATGATGTTTGAACAGCAGATCCCCTTTGCTGTTGTCGTGCTTGCTGTCGTCATCGGGAACCTCGTAAAAGCAGTCCCGCTTACGCCCGGGGGAATGGGGACGTACGAACTCGCCCTTGCCCTGACATTCGGGCTCGCCGGAGTGAGCCCGGCTGTTGCAACACTGATTGCGGTCATCGATCACCTGATCAAGAACCTTGTAACCCTGATTGGGGGGATAATTTCGATTTACTATCTCGGGGACTGGGTCATTCCCAGTATCAAAGAGGCAATCAACACAAAGTTCAACGGGGGTAAGAGACCTGACGGCTCCTGA